A single window of Nitrospirota bacterium DNA harbors:
- the rpsC gene encoding 30S ribosomal protein S3: protein MGHKTHPIGNRLGIIKTWDSRWFAKKGYVELLHEDLAMRKLIKEKLFHAGVPRVEIERAGQKARIIIHTARPGIIIGKKGAEVDKLRKDLEAMTARQVSIDIKEIRKPEIDAQLVAENIALQLEKRVAFRRAMKKAVASAMRFGAHGIKVACNGRLAGAEIARSEWYREGRVPLHTFRADIEFGFTEARTTYGAIGIKVWIYRGEVLSEGSPKEGTA from the coding sequence TTGGGACATAAGACACATCCCATCGGAAACAGATTAGGGATAATAAAAACCTGGGACTCGAGATGGTTTGCAAAAAAAGGATACGTTGAACTTCTCCATGAGGATCTGGCAATGCGAAAACTTATTAAAGAGAAGCTTTTTCACGCTGGTGTCCCCAGGGTAGAGATAGAAAGGGCCGGGCAGAAGGCGAGGATAATAATACACACTGCAAGGCCAGGCATTATTATTGGTAAAAAGGGTGCTGAGGTTGACAAATTAAGGAAAGATCTTGAAGCCATGACAGCAAGACAGGTCAGTATTGATATAAAGGAAATAAGAAAGCCTGAGATTGATGCCCAGCTTGTGGCAGAGAATATCGCCCTGCAGCTTGAAAAGAGAGTTGCCTTCAGAAGGGCAATGAAAAAGGCAGTTGCGTCAGCCATGCGTTTTGGGGCTCACGGTATAAAGGTTGCCTGCAATGGCCGGCTTGCTGGTGCTGAAATAGCAAGGTCTGAATGGTACAGAGAGGGAAGGGTTCCCCTTCATACATTCAGGGCTGATATAGAATTTGGATTTACTGAGGCAAGGACAACCTATGGTGCTATAGGTATTAAGGTCTGGATCTATAGAGGCGAAGTCCTTTCAGAAGGAAGTCCAAAGGAAGGAACTGCTTAG
- the rpsS gene encoding 30S ribosomal protein S19, with protein sequence MPRSLKKGPFVDSKLLKQMQMMSASGEKRVIKTWSRRSTILPEFIGCTVAVHNGRKFIPVYITENMVGHKLGEFSPTRTFKSHSGSEKTTSVKG encoded by the coding sequence TTGCCGAGATCATTAAAAAAAGGGCCTTTTGTGGATTCAAAACTTCTCAAACAGATGCAGATGATGAGTGCATCAGGAGAGAAGAGGGTAATCAAAACCTGGTCGAGAAGGTCTACCATACTGCCAGAATTTATAGGCTGTACTGTAGCTGTACATAATGGCAGAAAATTTATCCCTGTTTACATAACTGAAAACATGGTTGGCCATAAACTTGGAGAATTTTCACCTACAAGAACCTTTAAGAGTCATTCTGGCTCTGAAAAGACGACGTCGGTTAAAGGTTAA
- the rplV gene encoding 50S ribosomal protein L22 — protein sequence MAESKAVLRYAIIAPRKVRRVIDLIKGKKAGEAIQTLKFMPHRSARTVAKVLKSAMANAEQKKVQDPDAMRIVKAYVDQGPSMKRVMPRAMGRANIIKKKMSHITLVLEESEKLKVKS from the coding sequence ATGGCGGAATCTAAGGCAGTGTTAAGATATGCAATAATTGCCCCGAGGAAAGTGAGAAGGGTTATTGATTTAATAAAGGGGAAAAAGGCAGGGGAGGCAATTCAGACTCTAAAGTTTATGCCCCATCGTTCTGCCAGGACAGTCGCTAAGGTTTTAAAGTCTGCTATGGCCAATGCTGAGCAGAAAAAAGTTCAGGACCCCGATGCAATGAGGATAGTAAAGGCATATGTTGATCAGGGGCCCTCAATGAAGAGGGTTATGCCCCGCGCTATGGGCAGGGCTAATATAATAAAGAAAAAGATGAGTCATATAACATTAGTGTTAGAAGAAAGTGAGAAGTTGAAAGTTAAAAGTTGA